The proteins below are encoded in one region of Sulfolobus sp. A20:
- a CDS encoding OFA family MFS transporter: MNRNKYIIIGFIVMSFNSLYQYSWNALEPLLRSGFDVSLVQIALGFTLFSIFSSAFQPIGGHFADKYGPKMIGILSGVLSAIGFLGTYLSPNIYVFYAVWSIGSIGEGILYGIAANLAMKWFRDRMGFATGIVSMGFGLGSAIANPFIAMAADYKLVTLIIGLAEVILLPILLWLSDYPPKLAGQAPKQVILTAKFWLIYVSFVGAVVPLTTMSSELPILGKNLPQQELIALISILPLLSGGLRPFFGYIADRLGIVRTTLLLNVLITIGAAFLLVDLVPVSTVLIGFAGGSMITLYFNVAGEIFGTRFSTVNSGILYTGKALGGALGSVVFAILYTISLQLSEIYTVICGIIGVIGILSVIIMSPKQTRKVQ, encoded by the coding sequence GTGAATAGAAACAAATATATTATAATAGGTTTCATAGTGATGTCTTTTAATTCTTTATATCAGTACTCGTGGAATGCATTAGAACCTCTATTAAGATCTGGCTTTGATGTAAGTTTAGTCCAAATAGCTTTAGGCTTCACTTTATTTAGTATATTTTCCTCGGCTTTTCAACCAATAGGTGGACATTTCGCTGACAAATATGGTCCAAAAATGATAGGAATATTATCTGGAGTTCTATCAGCAATAGGCTTCTTAGGTACTTACTTATCTCCCAATATTTATGTATTTTATGCAGTCTGGTCAATCGGAAGCATAGGCGAGGGTATCCTATATGGCATAGCAGCTAACTTAGCTATGAAGTGGTTCAGAGATAGGATGGGCTTTGCAACTGGTATAGTATCTATGGGTTTTGGTTTAGGATCAGCAATAGCTAATCCGTTTATAGCAATGGCTGCGGATTACAAGTTAGTTACACTAATAATAGGTTTAGCTGAAGTAATATTGTTACCAATTCTCCTTTGGTTATCTGATTATCCACCAAAGTTGGCAGGACAAGCCCCAAAACAAGTTATTCTAACTGCCAAGTTCTGGCTAATTTACGTATCGTTTGTAGGAGCAGTAGTACCTTTAACCACAATGTCATCTGAGTTGCCTATTTTAGGAAAGAATTTACCTCAGCAGGAACTAATAGCGTTAATATCAATTTTACCTCTACTTAGTGGAGGTTTGAGACCATTTTTTGGATACATCGCAGATAGGCTGGGAATAGTGAGGACAACTTTACTCCTTAACGTACTAATAACCATTGGTGCAGCTTTCCTTTTAGTTGATTTAGTTCCAGTATCTACAGTTTTAATAGGTTTTGCAGGAGGTTCTATGATTACGTTGTATTTTAACGTTGCTGGGGAAATATTTGGAACTAGATTTTCTACTGTAAATAGTGGAATCTTATATACTGGCAAAGCCTTAGGTGGAGCTTTAGGAAGCGTAGTATTCGCTATTCTCTATACGATAAGTTTGCAATTGTCAGAAATTTATACTGTAATTTGTGGTATTATAGGTGTTATAGGCATATTATCAGTAATTATAATGAGTCCTAAACAGACTAGAAAAGTACAGTAA
- a CDS encoding ABC transporter permease, protein MLSEFFNLIVMQFKMVKAYLPAFLFFSILFPIGFMLVFGNISIKSLTPYIVAGTITFYISVGVLTSVAQSLAFERNAGRFSLMIATGIPRELYAISIALSNGLGTLIMVPIILILGEFLLHVRILSIPYLIVSLLASIFMGSMLGMTLGLGIRNLYAVNQYSTIIGFVLSFFAPVYFPLYFIPLPFRYLTFLEPTTYVSQALYNALIGNPSSLLWCLGIIVYAIIFVLLNRFVLRRQ, encoded by the coding sequence ATGCTGAGTGAGTTCTTTAACTTAATTGTAATGCAATTTAAGATGGTTAAGGCTTATTTACCAGCGTTTCTTTTCTTCTCAATACTCTTTCCAATTGGTTTCATGTTAGTGTTTGGAAACATCTCTATAAAATCGCTGACTCCCTATATAGTAGCTGGTACTATAACGTTCTATATATCAGTAGGTGTTTTGACGTCAGTAGCACAATCTTTAGCTTTTGAGAGAAATGCAGGAAGGTTTTCATTAATGATAGCCACTGGAATACCTAGAGAGTTATACGCTATAAGTATAGCTTTAAGTAATGGTTTAGGCACGTTAATAATGGTTCCCATAATCTTGATCTTAGGAGAGTTCTTGTTACATGTAAGAATACTGTCAATTCCATACTTAATAGTTTCCCTATTAGCGTCGATATTTATGGGTTCTATGTTAGGAATGACACTTGGATTAGGGATAAGAAACTTATATGCAGTCAATCAGTACTCAACAATTATAGGCTTCGTTCTGTCCTTCTTCGCCCCAGTTTATTTCCCGCTCTACTTCATTCCATTACCCTTCAGATATCTAACCTTTTTAGAGCCTACTACATACGTTTCTCAAGCCCTATATAACGCTCTAATAGGAAACCCTTCATCACTCTTATGGTGTTTAGGAATAATAGTTTATGCAATTATCTTCGTCCTTCTAAATAGATTTGTGTTAAGAAGACAGTAA
- a CDS encoding ABC transporter ATP-binding protein produces MKVIDIKGVWKLYGKLIANENISMSVEEGEIVSLLGPNGAGKTTLVKQIYGELTPSKGEIKVLGKKPSDRNVKKLIGVVPQECEPYGDLTVWDNIYYMGKLKGVDKEVIKNRGEELLDKLDLKDKRNTLARDLSGGLKRRTLIAMALINDPKLLILDEPTTGLDPEARREVWDILLKMKKEGRSMLLTTHYLEEAERLADKIYFLSRKIIAEGTPSQIKEKFAEWYEVIDYSTGKTYKVRGEEELKSLILKLNGKFEVRMPSLEEIYLQVIKNAE; encoded by the coding sequence ATGAAAGTTATTGATATTAAAGGAGTATGGAAGCTTTACGGAAAACTAATAGCTAACGAAAATATATCAATGTCAGTCGAGGAGGGAGAAATAGTATCGTTACTAGGTCCTAATGGTGCTGGAAAGACTACTCTAGTTAAGCAAATTTATGGAGAGTTAACTCCCAGCAAAGGTGAGATTAAGGTATTGGGAAAGAAGCCTTCTGATAGAAACGTGAAGAAGCTCATAGGCGTAGTTCCTCAAGAGTGTGAGCCATATGGCGATTTAACGGTTTGGGATAACATATATTATATGGGAAAGTTAAAGGGGGTGGATAAGGAAGTCATTAAGAATAGGGGTGAGGAATTGTTAGATAAGCTAGATTTAAAAGATAAGAGGAATACCTTGGCTAGAGACTTATCTGGAGGGCTAAAGAGAAGGACGTTAATTGCTATGGCTCTAATAAATGATCCAAAGCTCTTAATTCTGGATGAGCCAACTACTGGCCTTGATCCAGAGGCTAGAAGAGAGGTCTGGGACATTTTGCTGAAAATGAAAAAGGAGGGTAGAAGTATGTTATTGACCACTCATTACTTAGAGGAGGCTGAAAGATTAGCTGATAAGATATATTTTCTCAGTAGGAAAATAATAGCTGAGGGAACCCCTTCCCAAATAAAGGAGAAGTTTGCAGAGTGGTATGAGGTAATAGATTACTCTACTGGTAAGACTTATAAGGTAAGGGGGGAGGAAGAATTGAAGAGCCTTATACTGAAATTGAATGGAAAGTTTGAGGTAAGGATGCCTAGTTTAGAAGAGATTTATTTACAGGTGATCAAAAATGCTGAGTGA